Below is a genomic region from Macaca thibetana thibetana isolate TM-01 chromosome 1, ASM2454274v1, whole genome shotgun sequence.
tgcatgcctataatctcagctactcgggagcctgaggcaagagaatcgcttgaacctgggaggtggaggttgtggggagccgcgattatgccattgcactccagcctgggcaacaagagtggaacgctgtctcaaaaaaaaaaaaaaaaaaaaaaaaaaattaagggctgagtgtgttggctcacacctataatcccagcactttgggaggctgaagtgggcagattgcttaagctcaggagtttgagaccagcctgggcaacatggtgaagccccatctctaccaaaaatacaaaaaattagctgggcatggtggcacgtgtctgtggtcccagctacttgggaggtggaggcaggaggatcacttgaaccagggaggtacaggttgcagtgagccaagaatgtgccattgcactccagcctgggtaatgaaactatatatatatatatatataaaaaaattaaataatcctgCTCAATAAAGGAAACTATAATCAAAGGTACTACATAGGAATAGACCTAGGGGGGAATTTGCAAAATTTAAAGCAAGCAATTGGTTAATATCTAGACCACAAAACCCACTCCTCAAATCAATAAGGCAGTAaactaaaagcaagaaaataggTAAAAAACATGATTAAGCACTCACTGATGAGTAGCTTCTAACTTTCATTCTTCTGAGTTTGCTGAACCCAGATGCCATtcctgagaaggaaaaaaaaggaaaaaaacaaacatggtaGGCAACCACAGAAGGGGAAATCTGAATACTAACAATACCTTGAATGCaatcagaaaaatgcacattaaaatattaataagataccactttacacccaTCAGGTAGGCAAAAATTAGTCTGGTAATACCAAATATTAGCAAGATGCAAGATGTGAGGAAACAAATCCCTGCTGTACTCCTGGAGTGTGAGGCATGCAGCCATTTCCATTTTTGCAGTGAAgaaatctgggccgggcgcggtggctcaagcctgtaatcccagcactttgggaggccgagacgggcggatcacgaggtcaggagatcgagaccatcctggctaacacggtgaaaccccgtctctactaaaaaaaatacaaaaaactagccgggcgaggtggcgggcgcctgtagtcccagctattcgggaggctgaggcaggagaatggcataaacccgggaggcggagcttgcagtgagctgagatccggccactgcactccagcctgggtgacagagcgagactccgtctcaaaaaaaaaaaaaaaaaaaaagaaatctggcagAACTTTGTGAAATTAAATATGCACATgctctatgacccagcaattctaatCTGTCAACGAAAAGAGTGGAACTTTGtacaatatttgaagagatttattctgactCAAAGATGactgaccatggcctgtgacacagccctcaggaagtCTTGAGAACATGTGCGCAAAGTGGTTGgagtgcagcttggttttatacgcTTTAGAGAGGAATGacacatcaatcaaatacatttaagaaatacattggtttggtccagaaaggcggaacaactcaaagtggggggCTTcgaggctataggtaaatttaaatgttttctggtTGGCAGTCGGTTAAATCTGTCTAAAAACCTGGGATAGATAGAAagggaatgttcaggttaaggtaaagattgtggagaccaacgTTCTTTTGAAGTCGCATAATGGCTGCCCTTGGAGACAATAggtgacaaatgtttcctattcagatcttgttatgcccagaccgtttattccccgaagaagaccaccagagtccagagtcaaagctaagcagcaaggatctttattacaggttcgaacctggaactctccctcgctcgtgaaacgagacgggcaggagagttcccccactcagctccgaacaatgttatatagtctaagaaaagtgggcatagagttattatacaaatcagatatatgattggctagtgtttgaacaaggcgatttggctaactatgattggttcctgccatttctgatattttggttcaaactttgaggcgggagagcaggtttatggcagcaagagtttatcttacttaaacacgtcttgtgaccttgcctcagaacttacaaaatctctgctacgtgcagaaaaccaggtactcacagaacttacgaaatctctggtatgtgcaaagattagagagcagaacaagggtgtagcgggtggggggcgggtacacatctatctttgtgtcctttcatttcccccttctcataagtaactggatgtccaatcttggatttccagagtcttataatatagcctcactttctgggtgcaggagaggctggtgatggctacggaggaccattagttggatggtatcaaacctttctctgacaaattgtaaaattttatttaccacacaggggcctatagtgaatagaagtagtaaagacattagggggcctaaaaggggtaccagaagggaaaacattgaagagctccaccaattgttagcggctgtagtgaattgttgctttttcatttctaagcttagttcgtgtaggtgttggactctttcctcaactaaccctgactcatttatatagaaacagcattcttctttgaggaacatacaggtacctcctttctcagccgtgagtaagtctaaggctctgcagttttgaagggtgacctgtgctagggaggtgagctgccgctgaagggaggctagggaataggcggagtcttccatagcaacagagaattgttgtaacagcttgtcgttttctatcatggagtgttgtagggcccctcctgctaaccccgctgcgacgacagaggtggttaaggatattccggcaattagtggcagaaaaactgctcgtctatgtcgcgcagttttagttggggcggtccctgcccagcctatgaactctgccggggttagcagtgtcagtcggggaactagggtaacagggacacacaactgtccgtcagagatgcttttggacagagtttttaacagagtcatattacaccagaagaacacaccagggggagcatatatgggactattagggtatgtagccgattggttacagaggctgttgctaaatgccgaataacaataggggtatttctcttggtatgggtcacggtacagggccacatcgggtatcgtgactatcgatgagttaaaacctgtatagtttgtgggaggggaggatagaggaacagccgttaatggtggtcttcctagggttgcacacataaagcaagaggacaggtcgcctaaaccagtgaggttggcgaatgctagcccttcccgtaatagagttagccaggagaagggctgcaagtcttgtgatagcttggtttcttgcctgtggatttgtgtgtggattaagggttgaatctggactagacttctccacagatataaatggctactgggccaggtactagttgatgagtaatatactcccccatgttgtggggttgtccaccgagagtcccatgggtctctaattatccaagtgtaagtgacgggagactcagttttgtaaaaataccacccttgtcgttctctccagtatcggacagagtgcgtcttacagtagctatatgggcaacctgcactctggtgccaccaataatttttacagttatattcagtttgatcatattcaaaacagatcatgggtattgctggttgggcaatctggaacctagtgaaattgaggtaaactatagtattacaccctgagggggggcagtctgcgctagctagcagtttacccgcttggggagtttccccggggtgagttttgttctcatagagccagaacctccagacacAGGGATTAGACGgtgcagcagtgaggagagtcagatgcataaggcataaaagcataggtaagctagacatggttacggctatggggatgacggcgcagggttagctttaagggattgttcttagctttgtctacagtccatgtaaccggtgctccagacggctcgagaaggtcggatgttgggtccactggtttgacgtgtgtgtagtggatccacgaagcgatgccttctactttgagagcggtgggagtagtcaggagtacttgcagtggtcctttccacctgggttgaagagtttcttgccggtggcgcttgactaggacccagtctcccggctggaacggatgaggcgtcggcggaggtcctgcctcgtacagttctcgtagtctgggccaaatttcctggtgaattttctgtaaggcttgtaaggagaacaggagctcagagacattttcagtttcaggtttgagtaagtcatcttttagactggggaccaggggtgggggtctgccatacatgatttcatatggtgtgaggcctagtctgtaaggggtatttcgggcccggaacagagcgtaggggagaagtactacccaattagcgccagtctccatggtcaatttagttaaggtctccttcagagtccgattcatcctttctacctgtcctgagctttggggcctataagcacaatgtaatttccaatttgcccccagaatggaagccaaatcctgacttaccttagcaacgaaggctggtccattgtctgaccctatttggacgggaaagccatacctggggaggatttcttccaaaattttctttgctacaacctgagcagtttctctcttagttgggaacgcttctgtccatcctgaaaaagtatctacaaagacaagtaagtactgatacccatattttccaggctttatctcagtaaagtctatttcccaatagataccaggcctagttcctctacacctaattcctgcggtggtctgggtttgggggcaagcgttgtttagttggcaggctttgcaatttgttgtgacatcgctggccagttcagctatgcgcctgattctaaacttggcgtgcctgattaagtccatcattcgccgggcacccaggtgggttgtccggtggatgtgttccaacacctgccgtcctaatttttctggtaggatggtttagtcatttatatcagtccaccacccatttttaacctgttttaggggaagcgtgttcatccattcgcgatcctgttcggtatagtcgggaaaacatggcaaatttcgcgggccaggatcggggagctggagcgcgaggagctgactgggagcttttgctatgctccttgcggtttggtcggctaagaagttgcctcgagcaattggcgtagttggtttctgatgcccagggcaatgtacgatagccaatttctttggtttccacaaagcagttaatagagctaggatctcttgcttgttttttatttctttgccttcggctgttaatagtcccctttctctgtagatggccccatgtatgtgcgcagtagcgaaagcatagcggctatccgtg
It encodes:
- the LOC126934290 gene encoding protein NYNRIN-like, producing MFTHQPTWDDCQQLLRILFTTEERERIQVEARKLVPGDDGQPTANPDLINAAFPLTRPRWDYNTAEDTFSGWTEAFPTKRETAQVVAKKILEEILPRYGFPVQIGSDNGPAFVAKVSQDLASILGANWKLHCAYRPQSSGQVERMNRTLKETLTKLTMETGANWVVLLPYALFRARNTPYRLGLTPYEIMYGRPPPLVPSLKDDLLKPETENVSELLFSLQALQKIHQEIWPRLRELYEAGPPPTPHPFQPGDWVLVKRHRQETLQPRWKGPLQVLLTTPTALKVEGIASWIHYTHVKPVDPTSDLLEPSGAPVTWTVDKAKNNPLKLTLRRHPHSRNHV